The following coding sequences lie in one Erwinia amylovora genomic window:
- the sulA gene encoding SOS-induced cell division inhibitor SulA — translation MRTHFIKNQSVKCNQHVSTSVIPTSVCANGLISELIYNEDHPGMTQLLLLPLLQQLGTQSRWQLWLTSQQKLSRDWLLRSGLPLDKVMQSPYCGAITTVEAMIRALQTGNYSVVLGWLAEEISETERKRLQQAAKSGQALGLIMRSECNDSPSVGPLNGLRIQSSLYH, via the coding sequence ATGCGTACTCATTTCATTAAAAATCAATCCGTCAAATGCAATCAGCACGTTTCAACATCGGTGATCCCTACATCGGTCTGTGCCAACGGCCTGATCAGCGAACTAATTTATAATGAGGATCACCCTGGTATGACGCAGTTATTGCTGCTGCCGCTGTTGCAGCAACTGGGTACGCAATCTCGCTGGCAATTATGGCTAACGTCACAACAGAAACTCAGTCGCGACTGGTTACTGCGTTCCGGGCTTCCTTTGGACAAAGTGATGCAGTCACCCTATTGCGGTGCCATTACTACCGTAGAGGCGATGATCCGAGCCTTACAAACGGGGAACTATAGTGTTGTTTTGGGCTGGCTGGCGGAAGAAATATCTGAGACTGAGCGTAAGCGTTTGCAGCAAGCAGCTAAGTCTGGCCAGGCGTTGGGGCTGATTATGAGATCGGAATGCAATGATTCGCCGTCAGTCGGACCTTTAAATGGCTTAAGAATTCAATCAAGTTTGTATCATTAA
- the ompA gene encoding porin OmpA, producing the protein MKKTAIAIAVALAGFATVAQAAPKDDTWYTGGKLGWSQYHDTGYYGNGYENNDGPTHESQLGAGAFLGYQANQYLGFELGYDWLGRMPNKGDVTNGAFKAQGIQMAAKLSYPIADDLDVYTRLGGMVWRADATQTNPTYGRISNHDTGVSPLAAVGVEYAVTKNWATRLDYQWVNNIGDAGTVGARPDNSMLSVGVSYRFGQDEAAPVVAPAPAPAPVVETKRFTLKSDVLFTFNKSTLKPEGQQALDQLYTQLSNLDPKDGSVVVLGYTDRIGSEQYNQKLSEKRAQSVVDYLVSKGIPSNKISARGEGKSNPVTGNTCDSVKGRKALIDCLAPDRRVEIQVKGIKDVVTQPQA; encoded by the coding sequence ATGAAAAAGACAGCTATCGCAATTGCAGTGGCACTGGCTGGCTTCGCTACCGTAGCGCAGGCCGCCCCTAAAGATGACACCTGGTACACCGGTGGTAAGCTGGGCTGGTCTCAGTACCATGATACTGGTTACTACGGTAACGGTTACGAAAACAACGATGGCCCAACTCACGAAAGCCAACTGGGTGCTGGTGCATTCCTTGGCTATCAGGCTAACCAGTACCTTGGTTTCGAGCTGGGCTATGACTGGCTGGGCCGTATGCCTAACAAAGGCGACGTCACCAACGGTGCCTTCAAAGCTCAGGGCATTCAGATGGCAGCCAAGTTAAGCTACCCAATAGCTGACGATCTGGACGTGTACACCCGTCTGGGTGGTATGGTATGGCGCGCTGACGCAACTCAGACTAACCCAACCTATGGTCGCATCAGCAACCACGATACCGGTGTTTCTCCACTGGCAGCCGTTGGTGTTGAATATGCAGTGACCAAAAACTGGGCAACCCGTCTGGACTACCAGTGGGTTAACAACATTGGTGATGCAGGTACCGTTGGTGCGCGTCCTGACAACTCTATGCTGAGCGTTGGTGTTTCCTACCGTTTCGGCCAGGATGAAGCAGCGCCAGTTGTTGCTCCAGCGCCAGCTCCGGCTCCAGTTGTAGAAACCAAGCGTTTCACCCTGAAGTCTGACGTGCTGTTCACTTTCAACAAATCTACTCTGAAACCAGAAGGTCAGCAGGCTCTGGATCAGCTGTATACTCAGTTGAGCAATCTGGATCCTAAAGATGGTTCTGTTGTTGTACTGGGCTACACTGACCGTATCGGTTCAGAGCAGTACAACCAGAAACTGTCTGAGAAACGTGCTCAGTCTGTAGTGGACTACCTCGTCTCTAAAGGCATCCCTTCTAACAAGATCTCTGCACGTGGCGAGGGTAAATCTAACCCTGTTACTGGCAACACCTGTGACAGCGTGAAAGGCCGTAAAGCCCTGATCGACTGCCTGGCGCCAGACCGTCGCGTAGAGATTCAGGTTAAAGGCATCAAAGACGTTGTGACCCAGCCACAGGCTTAA
- a CDS encoding AAA family ATPase → MSSVLNGTESSIMPLLFFSEKTITLTNYRLEWRALQPNTERFQHLSLQNQATDAACFDAVQPRLCNGLNLLLQTRAKVPLMLVKSPESAVYLTLLQNMLSSMAESNEDASPTIWGGRYEVSSRQVSFHKAQAVSDNFASEGGICQADWIEPEQLFGCVRVHQSTISLTPGVIHRVNGGVLILSLRTLLAQPLMWLRLKRILVNQRYDWLSQDETRPLPLDIPSMPVQFRLVLIGERDALADFQDMEPELASMSLYSEFEDNIQLADDEDFNHWLMWVQSVAESLDCPAPAADLWPVLIREAARYTGDQDTLPLDPEWLGRQLQEAALYSNGVTLNAENLQDALNTREWREGFLAERMRDEILQEQILIETEGEMIGQINALSVMEFPGHPRAFGEPSRISCVVHVGDGEFTDVERKAELGGNIHAKGMMIMQSWLIAELELEQQLPFSASLVFEQSYSEVDGDSASLAELCALISALALQPINQQIAVTGSVDQFGRVQPVGGVNEKIEGFFHICNQRTLSGNQGVIIPAANIRHLSLQQEVVDAVREGKFHLWAVSSVDEALPLLTGKEWDKEQGPCLLQSIQERIAQITLQDARHRPWPQRWFNWFNRS, encoded by the coding sequence ATGTCTTCGGTGCTTAACGGGACTGAATCAAGTATAATGCCGCTTTTATTCTTTTCAGAAAAAACGATAACTTTGACCAACTACCGATTAGAGTGGCGCGCCCTACAGCCCAATACCGAACGCTTCCAGCACCTGTCTTTGCAAAACCAGGCCACCGACGCCGCTTGCTTTGACGCCGTTCAGCCAAGGCTGTGTAATGGCCTGAATCTGTTACTGCAAACCCGGGCAAAAGTGCCGTTAATGCTGGTCAAAAGTCCCGAAAGCGCTGTCTACCTGACGTTACTGCAGAATATGTTGTCTTCGATGGCAGAGAGTAATGAAGACGCTTCGCCGACGATCTGGGGTGGACGTTATGAAGTCTCGTCACGCCAGGTCAGCTTTCATAAGGCGCAAGCAGTCAGTGATAATTTCGCCAGCGAAGGGGGCATCTGTCAGGCTGACTGGATCGAACCCGAGCAGCTTTTTGGTTGCGTGCGCGTCCATCAGTCCACCATTTCCCTGACGCCTGGCGTCATTCACCGCGTCAACGGCGGCGTACTGATCCTGTCTCTGCGTACCCTGCTTGCACAGCCGTTAATGTGGCTGCGTCTGAAACGGATCCTCGTCAATCAACGATATGACTGGCTTTCCCAGGACGAAACCCGTCCTCTTCCGCTGGATATTCCATCAATGCCTGTGCAGTTCCGCCTGGTACTTATCGGTGAGCGCGATGCTCTGGCCGACTTCCAGGATATGGAGCCTGAGCTGGCCAGCATGTCACTATACAGTGAGTTCGAGGATAATATTCAACTGGCAGATGATGAAGATTTCAATCATTGGCTGATGTGGGTACAAAGCGTTGCAGAAAGTCTTGATTGCCCTGCTCCTGCCGCTGATTTGTGGCCGGTTTTGATCCGTGAAGCTGCACGTTACACCGGCGACCAGGATACGCTCCCGCTGGACCCGGAGTGGTTAGGACGTCAGCTTCAGGAGGCCGCGCTGTACAGTAACGGCGTTACCCTGAATGCGGAAAACCTGCAGGATGCCCTGAACACCCGCGAATGGCGGGAGGGCTTCCTGGCCGAACGGATGCGCGATGAAATCCTGCAGGAACAAATTCTGATCGAAACTGAAGGCGAGATGATTGGTCAGATTAATGCCCTGTCAGTGATGGAGTTTCCCGGGCATCCGCGTGCGTTTGGTGAACCATCGCGCATCAGCTGCGTGGTGCACGTTGGCGATGGCGAGTTCACTGACGTGGAGCGTAAGGCCGAGCTTGGCGGCAATATTCATGCTAAAGGCATGATGATCATGCAGTCCTGGCTGATCGCAGAGCTGGAGCTTGAGCAGCAGCTGCCGTTTTCAGCATCACTGGTATTTGAACAGTCCTATTCAGAAGTCGATGGCGACAGCGCTTCGCTTGCTGAACTCTGTGCACTTATCAGCGCCCTTGCGCTACAACCAATTAACCAGCAGATTGCGGTGACAGGTTCCGTCGACCAGTTCGGTCGCGTGCAGCCCGTAGGCGGAGTGAATGAAAAAATTGAAGGTTTTTTCCACATCTGCAATCAACGTACGCTTAGCGGCAATCAGGGTGTCATCATCCCTGCCGCCAACATTCGTCATCTTTCGCTACAGCAGGAAGTGGTTGATGCTGTGCGTGAGGGTAAATTCCATCTGTGGGCGGTATCAAGTGTTGATGAAGCCCTGCCGTTGTTGACCGGCAAAGAATGGGATAAGGAGCAGGGTCCCTGCCTGCTCCAGTCTATACAGGAGCGCATCGCACAAATTACCTTGCAGGATGCCCGGCACCGTCCGTGGCCCCAGCGCTGGTTTAACTGGTTCAATCGAAGTTGA
- the matP gene encoding macrodomain Ter protein MatP, with product MKYQQLENLESGWKWKYLVKKHREGELITRYIESSAAQEAVDELLQMENRPIDVLQWITLHMSPALENRMKQTIRARRKRHFNAEHQHTRKKSIDLEYLVWQRLAALAQRRDSTLSETIVQLIEDAERKEQYASQMSSLKQDLQAILGKP from the coding sequence ATGAAATATCAACAGCTGGAAAATCTTGAAAGCGGGTGGAAATGGAAATACCTGGTCAAAAAACATCGTGAAGGTGAATTGATTACGCGCTATATCGAATCAAGCGCGGCGCAGGAAGCCGTCGACGAACTGTTGCAAATGGAGAACCGGCCGATTGATGTGTTGCAGTGGATAACCCTGCATATGAGTCCGGCGCTGGAAAACCGGATGAAACAGACTATCCGTGCACGGCGTAAGCGTCATTTCAACGCAGAACATCAGCATACCCGCAAGAAGTCGATAGATCTGGAATATCTGGTGTGGCAACGTCTGGCCGCGCTGGCTCAACGTCGGGACAGTACGTTATCTGAAACCATCGTGCAGTTAATAGAAGATGCCGAGCGCAAAGAGCAATATGCCAGTCAAATGTCTTCGCTGAAGCAAGATTTGCAGGCAATCCTCGGTAAACCCTGA
- the fabA gene encoding bifunctional 3-hydroxydecanoyl-ACP dehydratase/trans-2-decenoyl-ACP isomerase, whose amino-acid sequence MVDKRDSYTKEDLIASGRSELFGAGGPPLPSGNMLMMDRVVKMTEDGGNYDKGFVEAELDINPDLWFFGCHFIGDPVMPGCLGLDAMWQLVGFYLGWLGGEGKGRALGVGEVKFTGQVLPTAKTVSYRIHFKRVINRKLVMGVADGEVLVDGEVIYTASDLKVGLFKDTAAF is encoded by the coding sequence ATGGTTGATAAACGCGATTCCTATACAAAAGAAGACCTGATTGCTTCAGGTCGCAGTGAACTTTTTGGCGCAGGTGGCCCGCCATTGCCATCTGGTAATATGTTGATGATGGACCGCGTGGTTAAAATGACCGAAGACGGCGGCAACTATGACAAGGGCTTTGTTGAAGCAGAACTGGATATCAACCCGGACCTGTGGTTCTTCGGCTGCCATTTCATCGGCGACCCGGTAATGCCTGGCTGCCTGGGTCTTGATGCCATGTGGCAGCTGGTTGGTTTCTACCTTGGCTGGTTAGGTGGTGAAGGGAAAGGCCGCGCGCTGGGCGTGGGTGAAGTGAAGTTCACAGGCCAGGTGTTGCCAACGGCAAAGACAGTTTCCTACCGCATTCATTTCAAGCGCGTAATCAACCGCAAGCTGGTAATGGGCGTGGCTGACGGTGAAGTGCTGGTTGATGGCGAAGTGATTTACACCGCCAGCGATCTGAAAGTTGGCCTGTTTAAAGATACCGCCGCCTTTTGA
- a CDS encoding TfoX/Sxy family DNA transformation protein, giving the protein MDCSRRKTEEAKQRLAGLGEVKSRTQFGGYCLSVEKTVFAVVAEGELYLRACEQVQPYITERRMEALSLNKRGVPVELNYYRVDRALWSDNDLLLAFSQLCLLGARRQQEDRQNNRRLKDLPNMGIRMEMLLRQVGISSIEMLVQQGAKRSWLRLHACNKNLGLTVLLALQGAIVGRHYEALPLAVKEELRSWFHQHAQWEANKQHSGN; this is encoded by the coding sequence ATGGATTGTTCAAGGCGTAAGACGGAAGAGGCTAAACAGCGGTTGGCCGGGCTTGGTGAAGTCAAGTCACGTACACAGTTTGGCGGATATTGCCTGTCAGTGGAGAAAACTGTTTTTGCGGTGGTGGCAGAGGGGGAATTGTATTTGCGCGCCTGTGAGCAGGTGCAGCCCTACATAACCGAGCGCAGGATGGAAGCCCTAAGCCTGAACAAGCGCGGCGTGCCGGTAGAGCTGAACTATTATCGTGTTGACCGGGCGCTATGGTCCGACAATGACCTGCTGCTGGCATTCTCGCAGCTCTGTCTGCTGGGCGCGCGCAGGCAGCAGGAGGACCGGCAAAACAACCGCAGACTCAAGGATTTACCCAATATGGGCATTCGTATGGAGATGCTTCTGCGTCAGGTCGGTATTTCCAGTATTGAAATGTTGGTACAGCAGGGTGCGAAGCGCAGCTGGCTCCGACTTCACGCATGTAACAAAAATTTGGGGCTAACCGTACTTCTGGCACTGCAAGGTGCCATAGTCGGACGGCATTACGAAGCGCTGCCGCTGGCGGTGAAAGAAGAGCTGCGCAGCTGGTTTCACCAACATGCGCAGTGGGAAGCAAATAAGCAGCATTCAGGAAATTAG